The Meleagris gallopavo isolate NT-WF06-2002-E0010 breed Aviagen turkey brand Nicholas breeding stock unplaced genomic scaffold, Turkey_5.1 ChrUn_random_7180001955694, whole genome shotgun sequence genome includes the window CCAGCGTGTAAAACACAGCTGCCACTTTGCACTGgttagcagagctgctgggcacGGATCTTAAGTAGATGAAGAAGAGAGTCCCATAAAACAGGGTGACAGCAGACAGGTGGGAGGCACAGGTGGAAAAAGCTTTCCACCTGTCTCGGGCAGCGCGAATCTGCAGGACAGCGAAGATGATGCACAGGTAAGAGATGAGGATGGCGCTGACAGTGCCcgagcctgctgctgcagcaaaggcCACGTGCACCCTGTGAGCAAAGCGCGTGtcagagcaggagagctgctgcagcgcGGGGATGTCGCAGAAAAAGTGATCGATGACACGGGACCTGCAGAAGGACAGGCTGAACAGGGAAGCTGTGTGGGCAACTGAACTGATGCATCCACACAGGTACGAGACAGAGACCAACCGGGAGCACTCCTGTCTGGACATAAGGAGCGCATAGCGCAGTGGGTTGCAAACAGATACAAACCGGTCGTAGGCCATCACGGCGAGGAGCACGACTTCAGCATTGATGGaaaaagagtgaagaaaaaattgtgCAGCACAGCCCGGAAGTGAAATTACCTTTTTCTTTGCTAACAGATTCGCCAGCGTCTTGGGAGCGATTGCAGAGGAGTAGGTGATGTCAATGAAGGACAGGTTACAGAGGAAAAAGTACATGGGAGTCTGCAGGCGAGAGTCAACTTGGGTTAACGTGATGATGGTGAGATTCCCCACCAGGCTGGCAGTGTAAATGAGGAGCAGCAGAGTGAAGAGGAGGGCTCGTACCTGAGGGCTGTCAGTGAAGCCTCGGAGAACAAACTCTGTCACCTCGGTGAGATTTCCCTCCAGCATCCCTCTCAGGTGAACCGTATGCAGCTGCAAGCAAGCAGACACACCAGTGAGCAAAGCAGAATACTCCTTATCTCAAGTTTTACTCTTTGGCAGGAAAGTAAATAAACAGACCTCCGGCACTAGAAAATGTGTAGGTAGGATTAATTCCTACTTAAACGGTTTTTAACCTTACGTTTTACGGGCCTAAAGGGAAAGTAAAAGTAAAACAAGAACCCTTCCGGGACCACCGTAAGAAAAATTGGTAAGTAAAGGTTAGGggttaaacaaaaaaaaagtaaaaaaaaaaaaaagaagctctCCTGTCTTCTTTCTTCCTATCTTCTTTCTATCATGTGgggatggaaaatgaaatgtgtttcaGAAAATTCTTTCCCTCAGGACACAGTGTTCCAGCAGCTCGGATAAGATCACAATTGCTGGATGACTCGTAACCTCTTTGGAAGTTGCAGCATTTCACATCTAAAGCAACCACGCAAATGTCCTGTAAAGCTGTCACTGAGATCAACTCAGAGGAAGGGAGCTCAGTCTCAGTCTGAAGTATACCATAGTGCTCCGAGGTGGAAAAGCTTGAAGAAGTCCAGACCCTACAGTCCTTCTACAACTGGAATTGGAAAACAGCGCTGTTTCCTGACCATAGACCTGCATTTCAGGATGAACGCCTGTCACTGCAGCTGGACTTCCTGTCCCTCACTCTTTGCACTCATTCCTCCATGAGGTCTCCACCACATCCTTCCTcacttcccctcctcctttGTCCCATGTTAGAAACTGGAGCAGATCTCAGAGAAAAGTGCAAAGGTGCACCAAGACAGGGCTAGAGGCATCTGA containing:
- the LOC100543582 gene encoding olfactory receptor 5AP2-like, whose protein sequence is MLEGNLTEVTEFVLRGFTDSPQVRALLFTLLLLIYTASLVGNLTIITLTQVDSRLQTPMYFFLCNLSFIDITYSSAIAPKTLANLLAKKKVISLPGCAAQFFLHSFSINAEVVLLAVMAYDRFVSVCNPLRYALLMSRQECSRLVSVSYLCGCISSVAHTASLFSLSFCRSRVIDHFFCDIPALQQLSCSDTRFAHRVHVAFAAAAGSGTVSAILISYLCIIFAVLQIRAARDRWKAFSTCASHLSAVTLFYGTLFFIYLRSVPSSSANQCKVAAVFYTLVIPAVNPLIYSLRNREVKDALRRVILKALVHK